The Aspergillus flavus chromosome 2, complete sequence region ATATTATGGCCGTATCGGTCCCCTTTGAACCGCTCTCTAGAAGAGCTTGCCATTCTGTTACTGCATCATCGTAGTGGCCTTCAGCCATGCTCAGAAGTGGCTTGGAAATAGAAATTCCAGTTTCGTCTGATTCACCAGAAAGCTGCTTCGCTGCATCAATGTCGCCGatcagaaggaaaaggagcaCCTTTCTTAGCTTGTTAGTTTCATCCGACCCTGATGTTTGCAAATTGTGCAGAGATCTTCTGGCGGTACTGAGATCACCCATTTCAATCAATGCATTGACACTCCGAATTCCAAGGTCTGAGAGTCTCTCCTTCCATATACTTCGTTCCGCCGGACTCAGGTCTGGCCGCATGATCTCCCTCCGCGCTTCTAGTCCAATTTCGTATAGACCTCCAATGCCCCTGCGTGAATCACCAAACCCAATGCTCTGGAGCCTGACAGCGAGAACACGTAGCGGCCACGGCACAATATGACGAGGGTAATTTGTATGcttctcttcgttttctACATCTGACGTAGCGGAGGCTTGATCCACATAGTAGAAGGTGGAGCTTAGGTCTTCTAGTGCTTTTGATTCTTGTGCTGCAATGATGGTATTTCCAGACAGTTCGAGACATGCTAACCGTGTGTAGAAAAGCGAGAAAATCATCTTTATGTCACTAGACGAGATTAAAGAGGATGTCAAGATCGTTGCCGAAAGATAGGCTGCAAGGAGGAAGTGTCCTTCAGCCAGCAGCCTCTCAAGATTGCTGAGGCATGAAGACAGCGACTCTTCGGATGTGAGGCCAATGAACTCAGACCGCAAGGTATGCGGAATGTCAACCTGAGAGAGCGAATGATAAATGTCGTACCGAAGAAGGAACGAAAGATCTTTTCCCAAGGTTTGTGGTAAGTCATCCGGTGCTAATGGATCTAATTCAGTGAATGAAGCTCCAGTGTAGCCGCCAGCGTCTGCTGTATTCTGGGGCTGAAGTGCACCCTGTGCATTCAGTGGACTGAATGAAATCAGCATGGTTTTCTGCTGAACGTCTTGCTGTAGCTTACTCATTTGGATCATCTAGTGGGCCTTTGGTAGAGCTACGGGGCCGTGATGCTGGGAAGGTCAGTCGGCAATGTCGATGCTGCAACTTATTGATTGTTCTTACATCTGGAAATATTGCGGTTGTGTTTGGAACTAGTAGGATCCATGTTTGCACTGTGTCCGGGTACTAGTAACCAAGATTGAAAGTAGCTAACACGAAAGCCTATTTGATCGGCTTGGTCCTGGGTGGAAGTGTTGGTTACAGTCCCAAATAATACCTCATTGGGGAGAACTAATTGTTAGTAGTAGTAGCTATCGGTGATAAACGGGCGAATCGATATGGTGCCTGAATTCTGCCATAGGCGGTGAAGTGATCGGCCTGATCTGGCAAGTTGGCCCATAGTACATGTCTAGTAACTCTCCACTAGCCACAGCTTACACTCCAGCGACCACGAGTTTCTACAAACCTAACACCAGATAATCAACTATCCTTTCAACCTAAAGTGACTTCTACAAGCTTTTCGAGCTATCTGCGCGCTctgtttttgttcttcatccttcgTCATGACGTTCGCTGAGGAATTCCGCTCGAGAAACTTCAGTATGAACCCACTTTGTGTTTACTTCTTGTCGATCGCAAGGAACGGAAAAGATAGCTAACAACTACTACGTACTTAGGTATCTACGGACAATGGTTTGTAACCTTTTTTGACTTCTCATCTGTGCCCTACCGCCCTTCAGTTGATTTCGCTCCCTTCGCAAAGCGCAATCCAAGGAAACAATGGCTGCCTGGTCCTTCCAACGGATGTGCTTGGCACTTGTTTGAGCCGCGACGATGGGAAACCAGAAGTGACAGCGAATCGTTCCCTACGGCATTCTTAGCATCAGATCAAGCTTGTTATGAAATAAATGCTGACTTGTTTCGAACCAGGACGGGTGTTGTATGCATTGTCCTATGCATCGCCCTCGGCATTGCCAACATTTTTTCGTTTAACGCCGTTCGCATCGTCTTCAGCATCTTATGCCTGTAAGATTCATCGCCAGACAACTCAAATGTGGAAGAAGCTCACATGCGCAGTGTTTCGGGATTCGTCCTCGTTTTCATCGAGGTTCCTTTTCTGCTCAGAATTTGCCCTACCTCCGAAAAGTTCGACACCTTTATTCGACGTTTCACCACTAATTGGATGCGCGCTGCCATGTACGTTGTCATGAGTGCCTTGCAATGGGTCAGTCTTGTCTCCGGTGCGTCGAGTTTGATCGCCGCAGCggttctcctccttctcgccGGTCTCTTTTATGCCTTGGCAGGCTTGAAGAGCCAGGAGTTTGTTGGAAGTAAGACCTTGGGTGGCCAAGGGCTTGCGCAAATGATTGTCTAGGAGAAGTCAACATGGAATCTTGTGGGCTATGGCTTGAGGTATGTCTGGCTCCTCATGCCGACAAGCAACGCTTGTGGTGCTGACGGCAATGCCTTACAGGTAATTAAAGCAGgccgaagagaagaacaatcAAAATGGAACCGCGAGAGAGTATGAGGTATATGTCTGTGTTGAATGCGCCATGATCACGAATTGATATCGTCCTCGACGACGCTACTAACAGGTATTTTGTACTATTATCATTATGTTGTGTTGGTTTgggtaaaaaggaaaagataaaaaaaaagattcaCCCTCGAATTTCTTGAGGTTCAAGGCGCGAGTGAGTGTTTTGGAAGAGATTGGTCCAATTGTCTTCCTGCTGCGGTGATTTGTGCTGGtcttgttttttgttttctttgcctGTCTCTATTATGTCTGCTGAACAGTCTGCCTTACACCAAGCTTTAGACGAGTCCTGTATCCTTACCAGTATACCTAGCGAGAATACCCTTTTAGCATCCTGGTGATGAAAATGAATTTATTTGAAGGGTGAAAGTTACATGGCCTAGTCGTATGGATTTACCGAGtaaagaaatggaaaataAACGGATCAGGGAAATTGAATATGTGTGCACTAATagaacaagaaaacataCATATATTGTATACTAAGTCTACAATATCGTTATGAGTATGAGGTGGGTACTGGCAGCACATGCAGTATGTAGAACAACagattactagtagtaggtGTGCTAAACTACACCCAATAGCGCAGGGATCAACCACTGCAGCGAGTGTGTTGTTTTGCTGTATGTGTTTGTTGTTCGACATCCCTGCCAACACTTGTTTTGTGACCTGCCATGTGATCTGGGTTCATGCAGCGGCAACCCCAAAGGAGCATATCCATCCCACGACAATCCAATGTTTTTCTCCTCTGGAGGCTACTTGCACGTACTACCGACTCCTGCCTTGGTTCCTCGAATCGTATACCCCGCCATTTGTTGAATCAGCATTATGAGTAACTTCTAGTAACACTACATAGAGTCTCGAACATTCGTTCCTACGTCATGGCTATTACTCCTTCTGGAGGGGTCAGACTTCGTTACCCCGCGGCAGGGGAGCTCAAGTATCACTAGTGGAGTAGTACTAGGGAataatgtacatacatcactAGTATTAGTAGGTACTCCGTAAGCAGGTTGTCGTTAGATATCCTGGTTCAAATACAGTGCAATGTGGACCATTGTTGGTAACAAAGGTAAGGTCATGTGAAACCAGACCCAAAGACCCGATTATCATAATCAGATACTTCAATGAATAGACATTGACGCGGATAAGGCTTTGAAGACCGAACTAGCCTGGAAAGGAGGGTAGGAAGGTCACCTTTCGTCTCGCAgtaaagaaaatagatcGTTCGAGGCAGATTTCTGCTACTGCAGAGGCAGATGATTGTTCCTGTTGAGCAGGTTCCCGAGGGGCTGCGCCAACAGCTAAAGATTTGATTGGACTTTTCCCATCGAAATGTTGGACTCTGATATGGTCGTCTGGTGTATTGCGTGTCCGTGTTGATGCGTCGCTAGGGTCTAGGCTACCTGAGCTATATTGTATTTATCACGGTGATTTTATAGGGTACGAGGCTGGATTCTGTTGACGGATTTATTTATGTATTCAGGAATACAGTGTAGGTACCTATGCTCAGTTATCAAGTCCTCAAAATTGGATGCAGGCATGATATATTTGAAAGTTTGGTCTGCCGGTCTAACTTTGAATCGATTACGCCGCAAGAAAATAATCAACGAAAGCGAATACCGCAACTGCTACTGGTACAGCTTAGTTGCCGTACAATATACCAGGACACACCATCGGCCACACACTGGATGTCGTATTCCTTTGATGCTGGTACATGGAGTCCCACTCTGTGGCGGTTATCGTAGCCGAGGGAAACCTCTACCAGATTACAGTAGATAAGACAGTAGATATGGTCAGGATGACGAGACCAGATTAAGGCTGAAAGCTGGCAGTTATTGATTGTGGACCCATAGGCGTAACGGAGGCATCCCCACAGTGGACCCGgtgaaaaaataaaactaaaacTCCTTTCTAGATGAGCAATAGGACTACCATATGAGGAACAAAACTCTGAATAGTGGATTTTAGATTTCAGTGTCGTTGAGGTATCTCGTGAGTACAGTCAGGGTCAGGTCTAACAATGATAGAACAGCATGTATGCCTTGCCTTACTTTCAAATTCAGTCTCCACTGATGCAAGTCAAAACGATACTACACAGTACTGAGAATGCCATCAAAAGGTGTGATATGGAAGTAGTTCATGATGTAAATGATAATGCGGGAGTCAAGACCCTCTCACCGCCTCGGCCAGCCAGACTCAGATACCATCGATATACCCACTGTATTCCGCAAGCCGTAGTACTagttactccgtacagagAACTAATAGATGCATCTTTGTATGGCCTTGTACGTGGAGTCGATCAAGACCTGTGAATAAGACCATGTGCGGATACGCCGCACAGCCACAGGAGGGGCACTACAACCACTCTCAGAAAGGGGAATTATAATCAAGTTAAAGTTACTACTCTGTACAGAGATAAGGTAGAGTATTACTGGGTCTGTATCACTGATCACATCTCAGGGTCGTGGCGCGGTGACTATTAATACCTTGGATGTGGATCCATGGTCTAGCCCAAGAACAACCGTCGGGGGTTAAGGAGTCGTTCTAAATGCAGAGGGATTTTTCACAATGAATGAAAGCATGATCGCAGTATTAATCGGATGTTTATGGAAGAGACCGGTTTTTCTGGTACTGTCAAAACATGGATCATCCAGATAATCTCTAATATGAGTGATTTTTAAGGCTTCCACGAGAGTTTCTAATTTATGCTCATGTAACTGTAGCCATCGAAAACACTAATTTGAAAACATGGACTACTTAATTTGCTACCcaggtactgtacatacttgCATCTAGGTGGAACAATGCATATCAGAgcccaaaaagaaatgcctcaacgaagaaggccgataaaaaaaagaaaaagaaaaagaaaaaagacgaATCTATGGTGGCAGCTGCAGACATGCATCCATCATCTCCCTTCCCCTCAAGAGTTTCGGTTCTCATTGGTAGATACTCCAGGAATAATCGGACCCAAAGGAGGTATCACTGAATGTTACCTGTTTTATTGGCCACTGGTAGGTCCTCCTATACAAGATATTTACTGAGTACAGCAGATCACTAGGTAGTATGAAGGCTATGCCTATCTTTAACTAGTATGGATACCTCGATGGTACCTTCATTTACTCTGCAAATAGGCAAAAAGGACAAACAAACTCTTCTTATTAGAAAAGGGGATCCAATccgaaaaagtaaaaatacaACGTCAGCACAAaatcaaaagagaaaagccCTT contains the following coding sequences:
- a CDS encoding clathrin-coated vesicle protein (hypothetical protein ASPNI_200992), yielding MTFAEEFRSRNFSIYGQWTGVVCIVLCIALGIANIFSFNAVRIVFSILCLVSGFVLVFIEVPFLLRICPTSEKFDTFIRRFTTNWMRAAMYVVMSALQWVSLVSGASSLIAAAVLLLLAGLFYALAGLKSQEFVGSKTLGGQGLAQMIV